A region of the Limibacillus halophilus genome:
TTTTTCAAGCAAAAAATTACCGAATCAACATCCTTTTTAAGAGAAAACGCTATAACATATTATTTTATAATAATATTTTTTTCGTTTAAAACGATAACGCCAGTGTTATATATATACCGTTCTGTTCATAAATGGAGATATCATGCGTCCGAGTAAGCGGGATGAACTGGTCCGGAAGGCGCTCGAAGTTTTCTATCGCGAGGGATTCCACGCGACGGGAATGGACCGATTGTCGGAAGAGACGGGAATTTCCAAGACCACTATGTTCAAACATTTTCGCAGCAAGGACGAGCTGATCCTTGCGGTGCTTCGGTTGCGTGATCAGGATTTCAGAAACTGGCTGTTTCGCCGAATGGAGCAGGCGGGAGCTCCTCAAGCTCAGTTGTTGGCAATGTTCGATGCCTTGGCGGAGTGGTTTTCGTCTCCCCGATTTCGGTCATGCATGTTCATCAAAGCCGCTTCCGAGTATCCGGACCCTGGGCACCCCATTCAC
Encoded here:
- a CDS encoding TetR/AcrR family transcriptional regulator; translation: MRPSKRDELVRKALEVFYREGFHATGMDRLSEETGISKTTMFKHFRSKDELILAVLRLRDQDFRNWLFRRMEQAGAPQAQLLAMFDALAEWFSSPRFRSCMFIKAASEYPDPGHPIHAQAAEHKRLLCLQLSKLTAEAGARDSVQLARALLLLKEGAIVTAHMGHETDPAGDAKVVAAKLISDALT